The Streptomyces sp. NBC_00440 genome contains a region encoding:
- a CDS encoding acylneuraminate cytidylyltransferase, with translation MAVIPARGGSKGVPAKNLEAVGGVPLVARAVRACLGARQVTDVAVSTDDERIATAAREAGADVVLRPAEIAGDTATSEAAVLHALDAYPGTDVVLLVQCTSPFLTSEEIDGVAAAVAGGGADTALTVAPTHGFIWREEQRADADGGGTDTAGVNHDKAFRPRRQDRPQDYLETGAAYAMNAGGFRAARHRFFGETALVRTDPARVLEIDDPHDLARARALAPLLDVRTLPGRDDVDAVVLDFDGTQTDDRVLIDSDGHEIVAVHRGDGLGIAALRDTTDLKILILSTEQNPVVAARARKLRVPVLHGIDRKDLALKQWCEEQGVAPERVLYVGNDVNDLPCFGLVGWPVAVAQAHDAVRGAARAVTTTPGGEGAIREIAAWLLGPTLNK, from the coding sequence CTGGCCGTGATCCCGGCTCGCGGGGGATCCAAGGGCGTGCCCGCAAAGAACCTCGAAGCGGTCGGCGGCGTACCACTGGTGGCCCGCGCGGTCCGCGCCTGCCTCGGCGCCCGCCAGGTCACCGACGTCGCCGTGTCGACGGACGACGAGCGGATCGCGACGGCGGCGCGCGAGGCCGGCGCCGACGTGGTGCTGCGCCCCGCCGAGATCGCCGGGGACACCGCGACCAGCGAGGCGGCCGTGCTGCACGCGCTCGACGCGTACCCCGGAACGGATGTCGTGCTGCTCGTGCAGTGCACCAGCCCCTTCCTCACCAGCGAGGAGATCGACGGAGTGGCGGCCGCGGTCGCCGGAGGCGGCGCGGACACCGCGCTCACCGTCGCCCCCACACACGGCTTCATCTGGCGCGAGGAGCAGCGCGCCGACGCCGACGGCGGCGGCACGGACACCGCCGGGGTCAACCACGACAAGGCGTTCCGCCCCCGCCGCCAGGACCGCCCGCAGGACTACCTGGAGACCGGCGCGGCCTACGCCATGAACGCCGGCGGCTTCCGCGCCGCCCGGCACCGCTTCTTCGGCGAGACCGCCCTGGTCCGTACCGACCCGGCCCGCGTCCTGGAGATTGACGACCCGCACGACCTGGCCCGCGCCCGCGCCCTCGCGCCGCTCCTGGACGTCCGTACGCTGCCGGGCCGCGACGACGTCGACGCCGTCGTCCTGGACTTCGACGGCACCCAGACCGACGACCGCGTCCTCATCGACTCGGACGGCCACGAGATCGTCGCCGTCCACCGCGGCGACGGCCTCGGTATCGCGGCGCTCCGCGACACCACGGACCTCAAGATCCTGATCCTCTCCACCGAGCAGAACCCGGTCGTCGCGGCACGCGCCCGCAAGCTGCGGGTGCCCGTGCTGCACGGCATCGACCGCAAGGACCTCGCACTCAAGCAGTGGTGCGAAGAACAGGGTGTCGCGCCCGAGCGCGTGCTCTACGTCGGCAACGACGTGAACGACCTGCCGTGCTTCGGCCTCGTCGGGTGGCCCGTCGCGGTCGCCCAGGCCCACGACGCCGTACGCGGCGCCGCACGCGCGGTCACCACCACCCCCGGCGGCGAGGGCGCGATCCGCGAGATCGCCGCCTGGCTCCTGGGCCCCACCCTCAACAAGTAA